TATGCACTGTTGTAGATTTATCATCTAAGATATCCTTAATTTGGTGACAGTCCTATGCCCCAAAGTGAATGCCTTAGGGCCTCATGTGTCTGTACCATTTAGCCAGTATATGTACCATCTGTTCCTGTTATAATAGAGGTATTTATTACTTCTTATAAACTATATTTACCTAGAAGTAAATATAGCAGCCACCTCTTCATGCAACAGCAAAGAGTTCAGATATAGTGTGTGTATGTAGAGGGATGAATTCTTTGGTGATTACGAAGTAAAACATTTCTGTTAACCTTCTgggttctttttattattattattattattattattattatttatttatttatatagcaccatcaatgtacatggtgctgaagagCATCAAAAAGAGAAGTTCgcgtatatatatttttcttatttcAGAGATCAGTTTCAAACTAGATGAGAAAACAGCCCACAGTACCTTGGATTTGTTCAAAAAGGACACTGGTGTCATTTACCGTGTGCTGGGGATTGATCCTACCAGAGTTCCCCAGAACCCTGAACGCTTCAGGGACTGGGCTGTAGTACTGGGTGACACAGCCACATCCAGCGGCTGCCATTACTGGGAAGTGACTGTCAAGCGATCACAACAGTTCCGCATTGGGGTGGCAGATGTGGATGTCTCCCGGGAAGTCTGCATTGGAATGGATGACCATTCCTGGGTCTTTAGCTATGCTAACCGGTGTTGGAATGCCATGTTTGCCAATGAGACCACTCCCATCAGCAACGTTGGCAAGCCAGAGAGAGTGGGCCTGCTCTTGGACTTTGACAACAAGAAACTCAACTTGGTGGATATAAGCAAAAACGTGTTCATCCACAGCATGCCTGCGGAGTTCCAAGGCCCTGTGGTGCCTGCCTTTGCCCTCTGGGATGGTGAACTGCTAACTCATACAGGACTTGATGTACCTGAGAAGCTCAACCAAAACTAAAAATGTCTTAAGCCCAGTTTGTTCGGATGGATTCTCTACCTGGGAGACCAGACTAATAAATACAACAAATGGAAGCAGTTTGGACAGTGGAATCAAGAGGACTGAACCTTGCCATACTAGGAGCCAGcagttttcactactgttaaACTTGCTTCCTCTATAGGAAAAAGTCAGTTGAAACCTATCCCAGTTTGCAATGAAGTAAGATTTTACTCACTCAATGACAGGACCACATCCTAACTTTCTGCCTCTGCTCCCCCATCTCCTGTGTTGCAAATGAAATTTGCTCTCCACAGTATTTGGACACATTTGGCTtacgttttgtgtgtgtgtgtgtttctatacgGGAAAATATCCTGGGAAGAAGTTTGccacatagtggtttgaaag
This window of the Elgaria multicarinata webbii isolate HBS135686 ecotype San Diego chromosome 3, rElgMul1.1.pri, whole genome shotgun sequence genome carries:
- the SPRYD4 gene encoding SPRY domain-containing protein 4 isoform X1, whose protein sequence is MAAPILRSVRLRGWSLCSIGHRFVGEVPRREISFKLDEKTAHSTLDLFKKDTGVIYRVLGIDPTRVPQNPERFRDWAVVLGDTATSSGCHYWEVTVKRSQQFRIGVADVDVSREVCIGMDDHSWVFSYANRCWNAMFANETTPISNVGKPERVGLLLDFDNKKLNLVDISKNVFIHSMPAEFQGPVVPAFALWDGELLTHTGLDVPEKLNQN
- the SPRYD4 gene encoding SPRY domain-containing protein 4 isoform X2, with amino-acid sequence MDISTFFFCPWEISFKLDEKTAHSTLDLFKKDTGVIYRVLGIDPTRVPQNPERFRDWAVVLGDTATSSGCHYWEVTVKRSQQFRIGVADVDVSREVCIGMDDHSWVFSYANRCWNAMFANETTPISNVGKPERVGLLLDFDNKKLNLVDISKNVFIHSMPAEFQGPVVPAFALWDGELLTHTGLDVPEKLNQN